In Chitinophaga nivalis, a single genomic region encodes these proteins:
- a CDS encoding T9SS type A sorting domain-containing protein, with translation MKNLSGALQHRSLSFLLACSIFFSNHLITQAQVKTYANSETHQTTFPCVLCSVQNPSNSVGNNEQDYATLHITAGLGGSVSQTLSFPAAVDSSFIVLGIGSNSSVLSLNLLGGATAETFLGNISNNDTKVIDSVGLHLLADSSKATVILFKSKPFDRVKITLKTSLIGLLENLRLYYAYHTKSISSCGYMPPSPLAWYPFNGNFNDSTPHRYDGRSTDQFFTAGVCKQAFGPMGSMDRYRFPVLSNAVTVSFWIKDSKAGANLESKLYIGPLLFFFFHNSSTSQPYCRLLAAIDQSVAFFREFDIDTTFKQITVTYANSNRTLSLYLNAQLVRSSYVPPLDIAEGIFIIPGFNIIDELIIYDRALDKEEVNALYYSYTQSIASPLLRQQTVDNAPISKYAANISTAQSLDFYPNPTTGIIQISSKADLNGGILTISNLAGKVLYQTITTTNNIQLPAFLPTGTYLIRLQTKDKKMHTGKIVLNR, from the coding sequence ATGAAAAACCTTTCTGGTGCGTTACAACACCGGTCATTATCCTTCCTGCTGGCTTGCAGTATTTTCTTTTCAAACCATCTGATCACGCAGGCACAGGTTAAAACATATGCCAACAGCGAAACCCATCAAACAACATTTCCGTGTGTACTGTGCAGTGTACAAAATCCCAGCAATTCCGTAGGTAATAATGAGCAGGATTACGCAACACTTCATATTACAGCTGGTTTAGGAGGCAGTGTATCACAAACACTTTCTTTCCCGGCAGCAGTAGACAGCAGCTTTATAGTGTTGGGTATTGGCAGCAACAGTAGTGTGTTATCGCTGAATTTGCTGGGTGGGGCTACTGCAGAAACTTTTTTAGGCAACATATCCAATAATGACACCAAAGTAATTGATAGCGTAGGCCTACATCTGCTGGCGGATTCCAGTAAGGCGACCGTCATACTTTTCAAGTCTAAACCTTTCGACCGGGTGAAGATCACGCTAAAGACTTCACTAATAGGATTATTAGAGAACTTGCGTTTATATTACGCCTATCATACTAAATCAATAAGTAGCTGCGGGTATATGCCCCCCTCTCCACTGGCATGGTATCCCTTCAACGGCAATTTCAATGATTCTACGCCGCACCGGTATGATGGCAGGAGTACAGATCAATTTTTCACTGCTGGTGTATGCAAGCAGGCATTTGGTCCGATGGGTAGCATGGATCGGTATAGGTTTCCTGTTCTATCAAACGCAGTTACTGTATCTTTCTGGATTAAGGATTCAAAAGCAGGCGCAAACCTGGAATCCAAGCTGTATATAGGCCCACTGTTATTTTTCTTCTTTCACAACAGCTCTACCTCACAACCTTATTGTCGCCTCTTAGCTGCTATTGATCAAAGCGTGGCATTCTTTAGGGAATTTGATATAGACACTACCTTTAAACAAATAACTGTTACCTATGCCAACAGCAACCGCACCCTCTCCTTATATCTAAATGCACAATTAGTCAGAAGCAGTTATGTACCTCCCTTAGATATAGCCGAAGGCATTTTTATAATTCCCGGCTTCAACATAATAGATGAGCTGATTATCTATGACCGCGCATTGGACAAAGAAGAAGTTAACGCCTTATATTATTCTTATACCCAATCGATTGCCTCACCACTCTTGCGACAACAGACTGTTGATAATGCCCCGATATCGAAATATGCAGCAAATATCTCCACCGCACAGTCATTAGATTTCTATCCCAACCCTACTACCGGTATCATTCAGATAAGTAGCAAAGCAGATCTTAACGGTGGCATTCTTACTATTAGCAACCTGGCAGGGAAGGTGCTATATCAGACTATTACAACTACCAACAATATACAGCTCCCGGCATTCCTGCCTACAGGCACTTACCTGATACGACTGCAAACAAAAGATAAAAAAATGCATACAGGAAAGATAGTGCTAAACAGGTGA